DNA from Candidatus Stoquefichus sp. SB1:
AAATGCAAGCAAAGATTAAACTTATTGCGGTAGATATGGATGGAACTTTTTTAGATGACCAAATGAATTATCAAAGAAGTGTTTTTAGAAAAATATATGAGTATTTTAAGAAAAATGATATTCATTTTGTTGTTGCGAGTGGAAATCAATACTATCAATTAAAATCTTTTTTTGATGATTTTCAAGATGAATTAACATATATAAGTGAAAATGGAGCATTGATTATTGAAAAGCAACAAGAGATTTTTCATAATGAAATTTCTTGTCAGGATGTTGAAGTGATTGTTCAAAGATTACAAAAAGATAAACGCATTGGTATTTGTTTATGTGGAATGAAATCGGCATATATACTCAATGGAAGTATAGAATTTTATCATTGTTATTCTAAATATTATTATCGTTTAGAAATGATTGAATCATTACAGGAAATAGATGATACAATCTTAAAGATTGCTTTAATGGTTCCTGAAGATGAAACTGATGATATTTTACAAGAACTCATAAAGGATTTAAGTCATGTGATTGAACCTGTATCAAGTGGGCATGGAAGTATTGATTTAATTGTTTCAGGTTTTAATAAAGCAACAGCTATTGAATTTCTATGTGAAAGATATCATATTTCGTTAGATGAATGTGCGGCTTTTGGTGATGGTGGTAATGATATAAAAATGATTCAAAAAGTGAAATATGGCTTTGCTATGAAAAACGGGAGTCAGGCGATTAAGGATATTGCTGATTATATTGTTCCATCAAACAATGAACATGGCGTTATCCAGACACTATTAGAAATTTTTGATATACCAGCAGTAAGTGAACGTGAAAAAGCGTTACTAGGTATGTGGTATGATCCTAATCATAATCCTCAAGTCGTTGAAGATAGATTAAATACACATCATCTTTGTTATTTATACAATCAAACAGATCCATTGGAATTAAAAAAACGTCAATCAATTCTTGAAGAAATATTTCAATCTCAAGTTCACAATTTAGAAATTGTTCCACCATTCTTATGTGATTGTGGACCATATATTCAGTTTGGTAAAAATATTTTTGTTAATTCTCATGCTTATTTTATGGATGGTGCGCAAATTACAATTGGAGATAATGTCTTTATTGGACCATCAGTTGGTTTATATACGGCGATTCATCCTCTGAATTATAAAAAGAGAAATGCTGGTTATGAAAAAGCCAAACCTATT
Protein-coding regions in this window:
- a CDS encoding Cof-type HAD-IIB family hydrolase; amino-acid sequence: MEYNDMKEMQAKIKLIAVDMDGTFLDDQMNYQRSVFRKIYEYFKKNDIHFVVASGNQYYQLKSFFDDFQDELTYISENGALIIEKQQEIFHNEISCQDVEVIVQRLQKDKRIGICLCGMKSAYILNGSIEFYHCYSKYYYRLEMIESLQEIDDTILKIALMVPEDETDDILQELIKDLSHVIEPVSSGHGSIDLIVSGFNKATAIEFLCERYHISLDECAAFGDGGNDIKMIQKVKYGFAMKNGSQAIKDIADYIVPSNNEHGVIQTLLEIFDIPAVSEREKALLGMWYDPNHNPQVVEDRLNTHHLCYLYNQTDPLELKKRQSILEEIFQSQVHNLEIVPPFLCDCGPYIQFGKNIFVNSHAYFMDGAQITIGDNVFIGPSVGLYTAIHPLNYKKRNAGYEKAKPITIGDNVWLGANVIVLPGVTIGSGSVIGAGSVVNKDIPENVVAFGNPCRVVKTIEQND